Proteins co-encoded in one Ananas comosus cultivar F153 linkage group 15, ASM154086v1, whole genome shotgun sequence genomic window:
- the LOC109721696 gene encoding upstream activation factor subunit spp27-like produces MATVTFSAAFVSGDPPRHAAAAAAAALTRRAPALLPAAVRAKGGGSWAARATAAEAAPEAGKRRPRGITKPRPISPELQELVGVKEIPRTQALKLIWAYIKENNLQDPENKRIVVCDEKLKKIFGGKDRVGFLEISGLLNPHFMK; encoded by the exons ATGGCGACTGTGACATTCTCCGCCGCTTTCGTCTCCGGCGATCCGCCGCggcacgcggcggcggcggcggcggcggcgctcacGCGCCGGGCACCCGCGCTTTTGCCCGCCGCCGTGCGCGCGAAGGGCGGAGGATCGTGGGCGGCGAGGGCGACCGCGGCGGAGGCCGCGCCGGAGGCGGGGAAGAGGAGGCCGAGGGGCATCACGAAGCCGCGGCCTATATCACCGGAGCTCCAGGAGCTCGTGGGGGTGAAGGAGATTCCGAGGACCCAGGCGTTGAAGCTGATTTGGGCGTACATCAAGGAGAACAATCTCCAG GACCCAGAGAACAAAAGGATAGTAGTCTGTGATGAGAAGCTGAAGAAGATATTTGGAGGAAAGGATCGCGTTGGGTTTCTTGAGATCTCAGGGTTGCTTAATCCTCACTTCATGAAGTAA